A stretch of Saccharothrix texasensis DNA encodes these proteins:
- a CDS encoding TIGR03089 family protein — protein MTVTDALFAPLFAANPGRPLITHYDDAAGTRVELSRATIRNWAAKTANWLRDEHDVEPGDPVAVLLPAHWQTAGVLLGAWWCGAAVTDDPAGAKVAVVAPGGEAPGALVTAVASLHPMGLGSGAPVDYNDDVRVFGDDFAPWEPVPGATPALLKSTVDEVVEEAHQRAATLGITTATRVLSTVEWGLPDGLLNGFLAVLAGGGSLVQCSNAAPDLLAARRAGEQTTLDLVG, from the coding sequence ATGACCGTCACGGATGCCCTGTTCGCGCCCCTGTTCGCGGCGAATCCCGGCCGTCCCCTGATCACGCACTACGACGACGCGGCGGGCACCCGGGTCGAGCTGTCGCGCGCCACCATCCGGAACTGGGCGGCCAAGACGGCGAACTGGCTCCGTGACGAGCACGACGTCGAGCCCGGTGACCCGGTGGCCGTGCTGCTGCCCGCGCACTGGCAGACGGCCGGCGTGCTGCTGGGCGCGTGGTGGTGCGGTGCGGCGGTGACGGACGACCCGGCCGGCGCGAAGGTGGCCGTCGTGGCGCCCGGCGGCGAAGCGCCCGGAGCGCTGGTGACGGCCGTGGCGTCGTTGCACCCCATGGGGTTGGGCAGCGGCGCGCCCGTGGACTACAACGACGACGTGCGCGTGTTCGGCGACGACTTCGCGCCGTGGGAGCCCGTTCCCGGCGCCACGCCCGCCCTGCTGAAGTCCACTGTGGACGAGGTGGTGGAGGAGGCGCACCAGCGGGCGGCGACGTTGGGCATCACCACGGCGACCCGCGTGCTGTCCACTGTGGAGTGGGGCCTGCCGGACGGTCTGCTGAACGGTTTCCTGGCCGTGCTGGCGGGCGGAGGCTCGCTGGTGCAGTGCAGCAACGCCGCACCGGACCTGCTGGCCGCGCGCCGCGCCGGCGAGCAGACGACCCTCGACCTGGTCGGCTGA
- a CDS encoding ATP-binding cassette domain-containing protein, translating into MSTAVESTGGAGVALRAQALGKRYRSKWALRECTFELPAGRVAALVGANGAGKTTLMTVLAGLLDADEGSAGAAGRVAFVSQEKPVYRHFTAADMLRLGARLNVVWDEARARRWLARFEVPLDRACGKLSGGQASQVAFALAIGSRPDVLMLDEPLAALDPLARREVTAELLGEVGETGMTVLLSTHVVAELSGVADYLLLLAHGRLLAGGDLDELLERHVSYTGPRSDVPPALGGIVEARHTGNQSTFLVELPEGQPRPVVAGPWVERPPTLEDYVLAQLEATRKGARG; encoded by the coding sequence CTACCGTTCCAAGTGGGCGTTGCGCGAGTGCACGTTCGAGCTGCCCGCGGGCCGCGTGGCGGCGCTGGTCGGCGCGAACGGCGCCGGCAAGACGACGTTGATGACCGTCCTGGCCGGACTCCTCGACGCCGACGAGGGGTCGGCGGGCGCGGCGGGCCGGGTGGCGTTCGTGTCGCAGGAGAAGCCGGTCTACCGGCACTTCACGGCGGCCGACATGCTGCGCCTCGGCGCGCGGCTCAACGTCGTCTGGGACGAGGCGCGCGCCCGCCGCTGGCTGGCCCGCTTCGAGGTCCCGCTGGACCGGGCGTGCGGCAAGCTGTCCGGCGGCCAGGCGTCGCAGGTGGCGTTCGCGCTGGCCATCGGCTCGCGACCGGACGTGCTCATGCTGGACGAGCCGCTGGCCGCCCTCGACCCGCTGGCCCGTCGCGAGGTGACCGCCGAGCTGCTGGGCGAGGTCGGCGAGACCGGCATGACCGTGCTGCTGTCCACCCACGTGGTGGCCGAGCTGTCCGGCGTCGCCGACTACCTGCTGCTGCTCGCCCACGGCCGGCTGCTGGCCGGTGGCGACCTGGACGAGCTGCTCGAACGGCACGTCAGCTACACCGGTCCGCGCTCGGACGTGCCGCCCGCGCTGGGCGGGATCGTGGAGGCGCGGCACACCGGAAACCAGTCGACGTTCCTGGTCGAGCTGCCCGAGGGGCAGCCGCGGCCGGTGGTGGCGGGCCCGTGGGTCGAGCGCCCGCCGACGTTGGAGGACTACGTGCTCGCCCAGCTCGAAGCCACCCGGAAGGGGGCCCGCGGATGA
- a CDS encoding 5-(carboxyamino)imidazole ribonucleotide synthase → MDSRTRLPVVGMIGGGQLARMTHQAAIPLGQSLRVLAESDSDPAALVARDVELGKHTDLDALRAFAKSCDVITFDHEHVPQEHLRALVADGVKVLPGPDALVHAQDKLVMRERLAATGAPVPPFTAVLDASDVLRFGAEHGWPCVLKAVRGGYDGRGVWMLNTPQSAQRVVPELLAAGTPLMVEQCVPMRRELAALVARSPFGQGAAWPLVQTVQREGICVEVLAPAPDVDPALAEQAQELALTVAAELDVVGLLAVELFETDGGLVVNELAMRPHNSGHWTIEGARTSQFEQHLRAVLDYPLGATDLVAPAVVMANVLGAADAPEMGPDERLHHLFARFPDAHVHLYGKAERPGRKIGHVTLLGERMDDVRRRAGLAAHWLSDGVWLDGYDIHGGQQ, encoded by the coding sequence GTGGACTCCCGAACCCGTCTCCCCGTCGTCGGCATGATCGGCGGCGGCCAGCTCGCCCGCATGACGCACCAGGCCGCCATCCCGCTCGGCCAGTCGCTGCGGGTGCTCGCCGAGTCGGACTCCGACCCGGCCGCGCTCGTCGCGCGCGACGTGGAACTGGGCAAGCACACCGACCTGGACGCGTTGCGCGCGTTCGCCAAGTCGTGCGACGTCATCACGTTCGACCACGAGCACGTGCCGCAGGAGCACCTGCGCGCGCTGGTCGCCGACGGCGTGAAGGTGCTCCCCGGACCCGACGCCCTGGTGCACGCGCAGGACAAGCTGGTCATGCGCGAGCGGCTGGCGGCGACGGGCGCGCCCGTGCCGCCGTTCACCGCCGTGCTGGACGCGTCGGACGTGCTCAGGTTCGGCGCCGAGCACGGCTGGCCGTGCGTGCTGAAGGCGGTGCGCGGCGGTTACGACGGCCGCGGTGTGTGGATGCTCAACACGCCGCAGAGCGCGCAGCGGGTCGTGCCCGAGCTGCTGGCCGCCGGCACGCCGTTGATGGTCGAGCAGTGCGTGCCGATGCGCCGGGAGCTGGCCGCGCTGGTCGCGCGCTCCCCGTTCGGCCAGGGCGCGGCGTGGCCGCTGGTGCAGACCGTGCAGCGGGAGGGCATCTGCGTCGAGGTGCTGGCGCCCGCCCCGGACGTGGACCCGGCGCTCGCCGAGCAGGCGCAGGAGCTGGCGCTGACGGTCGCCGCCGAGCTGGACGTGGTCGGGCTGCTGGCCGTGGAGCTGTTCGAGACCGACGGCGGGCTGGTCGTCAACGAGCTCGCCATGCGACCCCACAACTCCGGCCACTGGACCATCGAGGGCGCCCGCACCTCGCAGTTCGAGCAGCACCTGCGGGCCGTGCTGGACTACCCGCTCGGCGCGACGGACCTCGTCGCGCCCGCCGTCGTCATGGCGAACGTCCTCGGCGCGGCGGACGCGCCCGAGATGGGGCCGGACGAGCGGCTGCACCACCTGTTCGCCCGGTTCCCCGACGCGCACGTGCACCTGTACGGCAAGGCGGAGCGGCCGGGGCGCAAGATCGGCCACGTGACGCTGCTCGGTGAGCGGATGGACGACGTGCGGCGGCGGGCGGGGCTCGCGGCGCACTGGCTGTCCGACGGCGTGTGGCTGGACGGGTACGACATCCACGGAGGACAGCAGTGA
- a CDS encoding LCP family protein has product MVSAAVLVVTWYGWYYLSDIDDDITTTDVIASSVTQDSDGVARKPLDGAIDILLVGVDSRTDAQGKPLSDEVLALLNGGVADGTQNTDTMILVHIPQDGTRAVAISFPRDSHVEIADGFGKHKLNSALARQKNETAQELREQGVTDEARIELQSTLAGRKTLIKTIEGLTGGSVTVDRYAEVNLASFYEVTKALGGVEVCLNQATSDHDSGADFPAGRQTIEGAKALSFVRQRGGLPGGDLDRIVRQQVFIGALARKVLSTGTLTDFDRLNQLVTAVKKSVVLSEGWNITEFATQMQGLVGGNIQFRTIPVGDPTDTWSDGNVLPVDPARVRQFIKGLASDNDPSKAPATTTTPSGPPPSAITVHVYNSAGVNRLAASVLDALVEKGFRRGLADSGPYADTTSVRYAPGERGSAERVISALGGNAEAVEDDSVPRGQVLVYAGADYEPPDQSDPASVDATGTGSAPSTSSTPPITADGVVCVN; this is encoded by the coding sequence TTGGTCTCGGCGGCTGTGCTCGTCGTCACGTGGTACGGCTGGTACTACCTCAGCGACATCGACGACGACATCACCACGACCGACGTCATCGCGTCCTCGGTGACGCAGGACTCCGACGGCGTGGCCCGCAAGCCGCTCGACGGGGCGATCGACATCCTCCTCGTCGGCGTCGACAGCCGCACCGACGCGCAGGGCAAGCCGCTGTCGGACGAGGTGTTGGCGCTGCTCAACGGTGGTGTGGCGGACGGCACGCAGAACACCGACACGATGATCCTGGTGCACATCCCGCAGGACGGCACGCGCGCGGTGGCCATCTCGTTCCCGCGCGACTCGCACGTGGAGATCGCCGACGGGTTCGGCAAGCACAAGCTGAACTCCGCCCTGGCCCGGCAGAAGAACGAGACGGCGCAGGAGCTGCGCGAGCAGGGCGTGACCGACGAGGCCCGCATCGAGCTCCAGTCGACGCTGGCCGGCCGCAAGACGTTGATCAAGACGATCGAGGGGCTGACCGGCGGGTCCGTCACCGTCGACCGGTACGCCGAAGTCAACCTGGCCAGCTTCTACGAGGTGACGAAGGCGCTCGGCGGCGTCGAGGTGTGCCTGAACCAGGCCACCAGCGACCACGACTCGGGCGCGGACTTCCCGGCCGGGCGGCAGACCATCGAGGGCGCGAAGGCGCTGTCGTTCGTCCGCCAGCGCGGCGGGCTGCCCGGCGGGGACCTGGACCGGATCGTGCGGCAGCAGGTGTTCATCGGCGCGCTGGCCCGCAAGGTGCTGTCCACCGGCACGTTGACCGACTTCGACCGGCTCAACCAGCTCGTGACGGCGGTGAAGAAGTCCGTCGTGCTGAGCGAGGGGTGGAACATCACCGAGTTCGCCACGCAGATGCAGGGCCTGGTGGGCGGCAACATCCAGTTCCGCACGATCCCGGTGGGCGACCCGACGGACACGTGGAGCGACGGCAACGTGCTGCCGGTTGACCCCGCCCGGGTGCGGCAGTTCATCAAGGGCCTGGCGAGCGACAACGACCCGTCGAAGGCCCCCGCCACGACCACCACGCCGTCCGGGCCGCCACCCTCGGCGATCACCGTGCACGTCTACAACTCGGCGGGCGTGAACCGGTTGGCCGCGAGCGTGCTGGACGCGTTGGTGGAGAAGGGTTTCCGGCGCGGCCTCGCGGACTCCGGGCCGTACGCGGACACCACGTCCGTGCGGTACGCGCCGGGTGAGCGGGGCAGTGCCGAGAGGGTGATCTCCGCCCTGGGCGGTAACGCCGAGGCCGTCGAGGACGACTCCGTGCCCAGAGGGCAGGTCCTGGTGTACGCCGGCGCCGACTACGAGCCGCCGGACCAGTCCGACCCGGCGTCGGTCGACGCCACCGGCACGGGGAGCGCGCCCTCGACCAGCTCCACCCCGCCGATCACCGCCGACGGTGTGGTCTGCGTCAACTGA
- the purE gene encoding 5-(carboxyamino)imidazole ribonucleotide mutase has product MGSDSDWPVMKAAAEALAEFDVTYEVGVYSAHRTPQRMLDYATTAASRGLRVIIAGAGGAAHLPGMVASATALPVIGVPVPLKYLDGMDSLLSIVQMPAGVPVATVSVGGARNAGLLAVRVLAAGDDELRKRMEAFQASLSDLVLEKDAALRAVADGTAAN; this is encoded by the coding sequence ATGGGCAGCGATTCGGACTGGCCGGTGATGAAGGCCGCGGCCGAGGCGCTGGCGGAGTTCGACGTCACCTACGAGGTGGGCGTGTACTCGGCGCACCGCACGCCGCAGCGGATGCTGGACTACGCCACCACGGCCGCGTCCCGGGGGCTGCGGGTGATCATCGCCGGCGCCGGTGGCGCCGCCCACCTGCCGGGCATGGTGGCGTCGGCGACCGCGTTGCCGGTGATCGGCGTGCCGGTGCCGTTGAAGTACCTGGACGGGATGGACTCGCTGCTGTCGATCGTGCAGATGCCGGCGGGCGTGCCGGTGGCCACGGTGTCCGTGGGCGGGGCGCGCAACGCCGGGCTGCTGGCCGTGCGCGTGCTGGCGGCGGGGGACGACGAGCTGCGCAAGCGGATGGAGGCGTTCCAGGCGTCGCTGTCGGACCTGGTGCTGGAGAAGGACGCCGCGCTGCGGGCTGTTGCGGACGGCACAGCGGCGAACTGA
- a CDS encoding acyl-CoA dehydrogenase, with protein sequence MDPSFGTYQLAEEHEALREAVRSLADKEIAPHAADVDEQERFPVEALNALVKAGFAAVHVPEDYDGQGADSVATCIVIEEVARVCASSSLIPAVNKLGTMPILLSASESLKQQVLPSIAAGEAMASYALSEREAGSDTASMRTRARLDGDHWVLNGTKCWITNAGESTWYTVMAVTDPDAPKKSQGISAFVVHKDDPGFVVGSKERKLGIKGSPTREIHFENCTIPADRVIGEPGTGLKTALRTLDHTRPTIGAQAVGIAQGALEAAVAYVKDRKQFGKSVSEFQGVQFMLADMAMKIEAARHMVYVAAAKAERGEPNIGFITAAAKCFASDVAMEVTTDAVQLFGGAGYTRDFPVERMMRDAKITQIYEGTNQIQRVVMSRALLKG encoded by the coding sequence GTGGACCCGAGCTTCGGTACCTACCAGCTCGCCGAGGAGCACGAGGCGCTGCGCGAGGCGGTCCGGTCGCTGGCCGACAAGGAGATCGCCCCGCACGCGGCGGACGTGGACGAGCAGGAGCGCTTCCCGGTCGAGGCGTTGAACGCGCTGGTCAAGGCCGGTTTCGCGGCCGTGCACGTGCCGGAGGACTACGACGGCCAGGGCGCCGACTCGGTGGCCACGTGCATCGTGATCGAGGAGGTGGCGCGCGTGTGCGCGTCCTCGTCCCTGATCCCGGCGGTGAACAAGCTGGGCACGATGCCGATCCTGCTGTCGGCCTCGGAGTCGCTCAAGCAGCAGGTCCTGCCGTCCATCGCGGCGGGTGAGGCGATGGCGTCCTACGCGTTGTCCGAGCGGGAGGCCGGTTCGGACACGGCGTCGATGCGCACGCGGGCCAGGCTCGACGGCGACCACTGGGTGCTCAACGGCACCAAGTGCTGGATCACCAACGCCGGCGAGTCGACCTGGTACACGGTCATGGCCGTGACGGACCCCGACGCGCCGAAGAAGTCGCAGGGCATCTCGGCGTTCGTGGTGCACAAGGACGACCCGGGTTTCGTCGTGGGCTCGAAGGAGCGCAAGCTCGGCATCAAGGGCTCGCCCACCCGCGAGATCCACTTCGAGAACTGCACGATCCCGGCGGACCGCGTCATCGGCGAACCGGGCACCGGCCTGAAGACCGCGCTGCGCACCCTGGACCACACCCGGCCGACCATCGGCGCGCAGGCCGTGGGCATCGCCCAGGGCGCCCTGGAAGCCGCCGTGGCCTACGTCAAGGACCGCAAGCAGTTCGGCAAGTCGGTCTCCGAGTTCCAGGGCGTCCAGTTCATGCTGGCCGACATGGCCATGAAGATCGAAGCCGCCCGGCACATGGTCTACGTGGCCGCGGCGAAGGCCGAGCGGGGCGAGCCGAACATCGGCTTCATCACGGCGGCGGCCAAGTGCTTCGCGTCGGACGTGGCGATGGAGGTCACGACGGACGCCGTGCAGCTCTTCGGGGGCGCCGGCTACACCCGCGACTTCCCGGTCGAGCGCATGATGCGCGACGCCAAGATCACCCAGATCTACGAGGGCACGAACCAGATCCAGCGCGTGGTCATGTCGCGCGCCCTGCTCAAGGGCTAG
- a CDS encoding ArsR/SmtB family transcription factor, translated as MADDPLSITFAALADPTRRAILARLANGAATVKELSEPFAMSGPAVSKHLRVLERAGLITRGRDAQWRPCALDATPLREVTEWADGFRRFWDDSYRRLDSYLERMKEQDDDD; from the coding sequence ATGGCGGACGATCCCCTGAGCATCACCTTCGCGGCCCTGGCCGACCCGACGCGCCGGGCCATCCTGGCGCGGCTCGCGAACGGCGCGGCGACCGTGAAGGAACTCTCCGAGCCGTTCGCGATGAGCGGGCCGGCGGTGTCCAAGCACCTGCGCGTGCTGGAACGGGCCGGGCTCATCACGCGCGGCCGTGACGCGCAGTGGCGGCCGTGCGCGCTCGACGCGACCCCGTTGCGCGAGGTCACCGAGTGGGCCGACGGTTTCCGCCGCTTCTGGGACGACAGCTACCGCCGCCTGGACTCCTACCTCGAACGCATGAAGGAGCAGGACGATGACGACTGA
- a CDS encoding SRPBCC family protein, translating into MTTDTTVSWTTPSPVEVALTRTFDAPQQLVFEAFTEPEHVARWMLGPEGWTMPVCEIDLRPGGRWHMVWRRTDGSEMAMTGEYLEVTPWSKTVQTESWGPGWASTVNTTRFIADGDRTTVVQTMEFPSQADRDRALGTGMKDGAEVSYERLAAHLAAAG; encoded by the coding sequence ATGACGACTGACACCACCGTGTCGTGGACCACGCCGTCCCCGGTGGAGGTGGCGCTGACCAGGACGTTCGACGCGCCGCAGCAGCTGGTGTTCGAGGCGTTCACCGAGCCGGAGCACGTCGCGCGCTGGATGCTCGGCCCCGAGGGGTGGACGATGCCCGTGTGCGAGATCGACCTGCGGCCGGGCGGGCGGTGGCACATGGTGTGGCGGCGGACCGACGGCAGCGAGATGGCGATGACCGGCGAGTACCTCGAGGTCACGCCCTGGTCGAAGACGGTGCAGACCGAGTCGTGGGGCCCCGGGTGGGCCTCGACGGTCAACACGACCCGGTTCATCGCGGACGGTGACCGCACGACGGTCGTGCAGACGATGGAGTTCCCCTCCCAGGCGGACCGCGACCGCGCCCTCGGGACGGGGATGAAGGACGGGGCCGAGGTCAGCTACGAGCGGCTGGCGGCGCACCTGGCCGCCGCGGGCTGA
- the rfbB gene encoding dTDP-glucose 4,6-dehydratase, whose translation MRVLVTGGAGFIGSHYVREMVAGAYPAYADAEVVVLDKLTYAGNEANLAPVANDPRLTFVRGDICDRELVADLMSRTDVVVHFAAESHVDRSISGSADFVLTNVLGTQTLLQGALEAGVAKFVHVSTDEVYGTIDEGSWTEDHVLEPNSPYSASKASSDLLARSFFRTHGLPVCITRCSNNYGPYQFPEKVIPLFVTNLVDGKKVPLYGDGLNVRDWLHVDDHCRGIQLVLEGGRGGEIYNIGGGTELTNRDLTERLLAATGRDWDSFVEPVTDRKGHDRRYSVDITKISTELGYAPRVDFAEGLASTVQWYRDNRSWWEPLKQRAALAG comes from the coding sequence ATGCGGGTACTGGTAACGGGTGGGGCCGGGTTCATCGGTTCGCACTACGTGCGGGAGATGGTGGCCGGCGCGTACCCGGCCTACGCCGATGCCGAGGTGGTGGTGCTGGACAAGCTCACCTACGCCGGCAACGAGGCGAACCTGGCGCCGGTCGCGAACGATCCGAGGCTGACCTTCGTCCGCGGCGACATCTGCGACCGCGAGCTGGTCGCGGACCTGATGAGCCGGACGGACGTGGTGGTGCACTTCGCCGCCGAGTCCCATGTGGACCGCTCGATCTCCGGTTCGGCCGACTTCGTGCTGACCAACGTGCTCGGCACCCAGACGCTGCTGCAGGGCGCGCTGGAGGCGGGGGTGGCCAAGTTCGTGCACGTCTCGACCGACGAGGTCTACGGCACGATCGACGAGGGTTCCTGGACCGAGGACCACGTCCTGGAGCCGAACTCGCCCTACTCGGCGTCCAAGGCGTCGTCGGACCTGCTGGCGAGGTCGTTCTTCCGCACCCACGGGTTGCCGGTGTGCATCACCCGGTGCTCGAACAACTACGGTCCGTACCAGTTCCCCGAGAAGGTCATCCCCCTGTTCGTCACCAACCTGGTCGACGGCAAGAAGGTGCCGCTGTACGGCGACGGCCTCAACGTCCGCGACTGGCTGCACGTGGACGACCACTGCCGGGGCATCCAGCTCGTCCTCGAAGGCGGGCGCGGCGGTGAGATCTACAACATCGGCGGCGGCACCGAGCTGACCAACCGCGACCTGACCGAGCGCCTGCTGGCGGCCACCGGGCGTGACTGGGACTCGTTCGTGGAGCCCGTCACCGACCGCAAGGGCCACGACCGGCGCTACTCGGTGGACATCACCAAGATCAGCACCGAGCTGGGCTACGCGCCGCGCGTCGACTTCGCCGAGGGCCTGGCCTCGACCGTGCAGTGGTACCGGGACAACCGGTCGTGGTGGGAGCCGCTCAAGCAGCGCGCGGCCCTGGCGGGCTGA
- a CDS encoding LCP family protein: MRAAVIAGRVLVALLSAAVLAAAGYGWSTLQRVQESVNTTDVLTALSDVPNAPPVADGATDILLVGSDSRTDAQGVQLPDHVLRKLRTEATDTLNTDTIIVMRVPHDGSKAHAVSIPRDTYVPIPGIGEEKINSAYGLTKFFTMERLAAAGTSDLAERAKAGDQAGRRALVQVVQELTGVRVDHYAEINLYGFYLLTEVIGGVEVCLKQGTSDPDSGADFRAGVQTIAGGDALAFVRQRKGIPGGDLGRITRQQVFMSAAMSKLLSAGTLADPTRLSGLLDAVNKSIVVDDNLDLATFAGQARGLAGGNVEFATIPVTGVGERNERGQSVVTVDPAQVKAFVAELLGDKTPAPVAPTTTATPTTAPPTSASPTQRFAADRPVSLDGPRRRAAQAGPVCVD, from the coding sequence GTGAGGGCTGCGGTGATCGCCGGACGCGTGCTCGTCGCGCTGCTGTCCGCGGCCGTGCTGGCGGCGGCCGGGTACGGCTGGTCGACGTTGCAGCGCGTGCAGGAGAGCGTGAACACGACGGACGTGCTGACGGCGTTGTCGGACGTGCCGAACGCGCCGCCCGTGGCCGACGGCGCGACGGACATCCTGCTGGTCGGCAGCGACAGCCGCACCGACGCCCAGGGCGTGCAGCTGCCGGACCACGTGCTGCGGAAGCTGCGCACGGAGGCGACGGACACGCTCAACACGGACACGATCATCGTGATGCGCGTGCCGCACGACGGCAGCAAGGCGCACGCCGTGTCGATCCCCCGGGACACCTACGTGCCCATCCCCGGGATCGGCGAGGAGAAGATCAACTCGGCGTACGGGCTGACCAAGTTCTTCACCATGGAGCGGCTGGCCGCGGCCGGCACGTCGGACCTGGCCGAGCGCGCCAAGGCGGGCGACCAGGCCGGGCGGCGGGCGCTGGTGCAGGTGGTGCAGGAGCTGACCGGCGTGCGGGTGGACCACTACGCGGAGATCAACCTGTACGGGTTCTACCTGCTCACCGAGGTCATCGGCGGCGTGGAGGTGTGCCTGAAGCAGGGCACGTCGGACCCGGACTCGGGCGCGGACTTCCGCGCGGGCGTGCAGACGATCGCCGGTGGCGACGCGCTGGCGTTCGTGCGGCAGCGCAAGGGCATCCCGGGCGGCGACCTCGGGCGGATCACCCGGCAGCAGGTGTTCATGTCGGCGGCGATGTCGAAGCTGCTGTCGGCGGGCACGCTGGCGGACCCGACGCGGCTGTCCGGGCTGCTGGACGCGGTGAACAAGTCGATCGTGGTGGACGACAACCTGGACCTGGCGACGTTCGCGGGGCAGGCGCGCGGGCTGGCCGGCGGGAACGTCGAGTTCGCCACCATCCCGGTGACCGGCGTGGGCGAGCGCAACGAGCGCGGCCAGAGCGTCGTGACCGTGGACCCGGCGCAGGTGAAGGCGTTCGTGGCGGAGCTGCTGGGCGACAAGACCCCCGCGCCCGTCGCGCCCACGACCACGGCGACCCCGACCACGGCGCCCCCGACTTCGGCTTCGCCGACCCAGCGCTTCGCCGCCGACCGCCCGGTGAGCCTCGACGGCCCGCGCCGGCGTGCCGCCCAGGCCGGCCCGGTCTGCGTCGACTGA
- a CDS encoding VanZ family protein: protein MLSSYLESIRTGFAAFVGVGVLVLLPLIALHYHRFGRVEPRRAVVLYGLLAYGLVALALIFLPFPSSLVCDGETMLSTRPFQWVTDMRHNLAANGRSGLGAVVTSTAFLQQAFNVALFVPLGVVLRKSYGRGAFAVVAIGLGISLAVEVVQYTGNLGVYPCPYRIADVDDLISNTTGALVGWMLAPVALVVPAVPHPDASTAPPHTVTVPRRFAALMVDVVILIVGTHLVFGDNLWWLVALTVAIRVVLPSATGRTPGGWLLRYRLGRADGGRANPPRVFLRELLGVTGLVTYAAVAPSEWWFALDLCVLAFVVLGAFAVPVFRRDQRGWPDLLAGTRAVPAAGRSRTAPLAPVPR from the coding sequence ATGCTCAGTTCGTACCTGGAGTCGATTCGGACCGGCTTCGCGGCGTTCGTCGGCGTCGGCGTGCTCGTCCTGCTGCCGTTGATCGCGTTGCACTACCACCGGTTCGGGCGGGTGGAGCCGCGTCGGGCGGTGGTGCTGTACGGGCTGCTGGCGTACGGGCTGGTGGCGTTGGCGCTGATCTTCCTGCCGTTCCCGTCGTCACTGGTGTGCGACGGCGAGACGATGCTGTCCACCAGGCCGTTCCAGTGGGTGACGGACATGCGCCACAACCTGGCGGCGAACGGGCGCTCCGGGTTGGGCGCCGTGGTCACGTCGACCGCGTTCCTGCAGCAGGCGTTCAACGTCGCGCTGTTCGTGCCGCTGGGCGTGGTGCTGCGGAAGTCGTACGGGCGCGGCGCGTTCGCCGTGGTCGCGATCGGCCTGGGGATCTCGCTGGCGGTCGAGGTGGTGCAGTACACCGGGAACCTGGGCGTGTACCCGTGCCCGTACCGCATCGCCGACGTCGACGACCTGATCTCGAACACCACCGGCGCCCTCGTCGGGTGGATGCTCGCCCCGGTCGCGCTGGTCGTCCCCGCCGTGCCGCACCCGGACGCGTCCACCGCCCCACCGCACACCGTGACCGTGCCGCGCAGGTTCGCCGCGCTGATGGTGGACGTCGTGATCCTGATCGTGGGCACTCACCTGGTCTTCGGCGACAACCTGTGGTGGCTGGTCGCCCTGACCGTGGCGATCCGGGTGGTGCTGCCGTCCGCGACCGGCCGGACGCCGGGCGGGTGGCTGCTGCGCTACCGACTCGGCCGCGCGGACGGCGGCCGGGCCAATCCCCCGCGGGTCTTCCTGCGCGAGCTGCTGGGCGTGACGGGCCTGGTCACCTATGCCGCCGTCGCGCCCAGCGAGTGGTGGTTCGCCCTGGACCTGTGCGTGCTGGCGTTCGTCGTCCTGGGCGCGTTCGCCGTCCCGGTCTTCCGCCGGGACCAGCGGGGCTGGCCGGACCTGCTCGCCGGCACCCGCGCGGTGCCGGCGGCCGGCCGATCCCGGACAGCCCCGCTCGCACCCGTACCGCGGTAG